A genomic window from Leishmania major strain Friedlin complete genome, chromosome 16 includes:
- a CDS encoding trafficking protein particle complex subunit-like protein, with translation MSSSAHTSTSAAQLGDAAFDNNVKMSAEFLALTYGALVQQMVEELTQEDAVEQVNQQLYNMGHRIGARLIEEYSVRSGAAPCRTFSQAAEGVALVGLRMFLGVSAEVAQVKDAADTFAISFQDNPLALFVELPDGPLREYLWYSNLLCGVITGALSLVGLQTEARFSRDRLRGDSKNEIILHFKGRERETFQVERN, from the coding sequence ATGTCGTCATCTGCCCACACGTccacctctgccgcgcaGCTGGGCGATGCAGCCTTCGACAACAACGTGAAGATGAGCGCCGAGTTCTTAGCCCTCACATACGGCGCTCTTGTGCAGCAGATGGTCGAGGAGCTCACTCAGGAAGACGCTGTGGAGCAGGTGAATCAGCAGCTCTACAATATGGGCCACCGAATCGGCGCTCGGCTGATCGAGGAGTACAGCgttcgcagcggcgctgctccgtgCCGCACCTTTAGCCAGGCCGCAGAAGGCGTCGCTCTTGTTGGGCTCCGCATGTTTCTCGGCGTGAGTGCGGAGGTGGCACAGGTGAAGGACGCAGCCGATACGTTTGCGATCAGTTTCCAAGATAACCCGCTCGCCCTATTCGTGGAGCTGCCGGATGGACCGCTGCGGGAGTACCTGTGGTATTCGAACCTACTCTGTGGCGTCATTACTGGCGCGCTGAGCCTTGTCGGGCTGCAGACGGAAGCCCGCTTCTCACGCGACAGGCTGCGCGGCGACTCCAAGAACGAGATAATCCTTCACTTCAAGGGGCGGGAGCGGGAAACGTTTCAGGTGGAGCGCAACTAG
- a CDS encoding paraflagellar rod protein 2C, with amino-acid sequence MSIAADMAYPAEAAAAADVSEVSDITLEAARKQKIHNLKLKTACLSNEEFIQDLHVSDWSETQKQKLAAAHEKAAELLAAAESGTKWALTEAYDVQKLMRVCGLEMSVRELYKPEDKPQFMEIVALKKTLNELKQHPNKTRTVSLTGTIDNGVVKMEKAEEELRQSQLDASDLAKVPVPVLKSLEDCMNVTVVQNALQGNEDQIAAQLTSIEKACEIRDVAIADGEMAIAEEQYYIKAQLLEHLVELVADKFRIIGQTEDENKSFDRIADTQKRAFQETAALKDGKRRLKGRCEDDLRSLHDAIQKADLEDAEALKRYATQKEKSEQLIAENVERQEEAWRKIQELERALQRLGTERFEEVKRRIEENDREERRRVEYQQFLDVCGQHKKLLELSVYNCDLALRCAGMVEELVAESCSAIKARHDKTGEELAELRLQVHQEYLEAFRRLYKTLGQLVYKKEKRLEEIDRQIRTTHIQLEFAIETFDPNAKKHSDVKKELYKLRAQVEEELEMLKDKMAQALEMFGPTEDALHQAGIEFVHPAEEVEDGNLNRRSKIVEYRAHLAKQEEVKIAAEREELKRTKVLQSQQYRGKTVRQITE; translated from the coding sequence ATGAGCATCGCTGCGGACATGGCGTACCcggcggaggccgccgcggcggcggatgtgTCGGAGGTGAGCGACATCACGCTGGAGGCTGCGCGCAAGCAGAAGATCCACAACCTGAAGCTGAAGACGGCGTGCCTGTCGAACGAGGAGTTCATCCAGGATCTGCACGTGTCCGACTGGAGCGAGACGCAGAAGCAGaagctcgctgctgcgcacgagaaggccgcggagctgctcgccgcggcggagagcGGGACGAAGTGggcgctgacggaggcgTACGACGTGCAGAAGctgatgcgcgtgtgcgggctGGAGATGTCCGTGCGCGAGCTGTACAAGCCGGAGGACAAGCCGCAGTTCATGGAGATCGTCGCGCTGAAGAAGACGCTGAACGAGCTGAAGCAGCACCCGAACAAGACGCGGACCGTGTCGCTGACGGGGACGATCGACAACGGCGTTGTGAagatggagaaggcggaggaggagctgcggcagtcGCAGCTGGATGCGTCGGACCTGGCGAAGGTGCCGGTGCCTGTGCTGAAGAGCCTGGAGGACTGCATGAACGTGACTGTTGTGCAGAACGCGCTGCAGGGCAACGAGGACCAGATCGCAGCACAGCTCACCTCGATCGAGAAGGCGTGCGAAATCCGCGACGTTGCGATTGCGGACGGCGAGATGGCGATCGCGGAGGAGCAGTACTACAtcaaggcgcagctgctggagcacctTGTGGAGCTCGTGGCGGACAAGTTCCGGATCATTGGGCAGACGGAGGACGAGAACAAGAGCTTCGACCGGATCGCGGACACGCAGAAGCGCGCGTTCCAGGAGACTGCCGCGCTGAAGGACGGGAAGCGGCGGCTGAAGGGGCGGTGCGAGGACGACCTGCGCAGCCTGCACGACGCGATCCAGAAGGCGGACCtcgaggacgccgaggcgCTGAAGCGTTACGCGACgcagaaggagaagagcgagcaGCTGATCGCGGAGAACGTGGAGCGGCAGGAAGAGGCGTGGCGCAAGATccaggagctggagcgcgcgctgcagcgtctgGGGACAGAGCGCttcgaggaggtgaagcggcGGATCGAGGAGAACGACcgcgaggagcggcgccgcgtggAGTACCAGCAGTTCCTGGATGTGTGCGGGCAGCACaagaagctgctggagctgtcCGTGTACAACTGCGACCttgcgctgcggtgcgccggcatggtggaggagctcgtggcggagagctgcagcgcgatcAAGGCGCGGCACGACAAGACGGgcgaggagctggcggagctgcggctgcaggtgCACCAGGAGTACTTGGAGGCGTTCCGGCGGCTGTACAAGACTCTCGGGCAGCTTGTGTACaagaaggagaagcggcTGGAGGAGATCGACCGCCAGATCCGGACGACGCACATCCAGCTGGAGTTTGCGATCGAGACGTTCGACCCGAACGCGAAGAAGCACTCGGACGTGAAGAAGGAGCTGTACaagctgcgcgcgcaggtggaggaggagctggagatgCTGAAGGACAAgatggcgcaggcgctggagaTGTTCGGGCCGACGGAGGACGCGCTGCACCAGGCCGGCATCGAGTTCGTGCACcccgcggaggaggtggaggacggCAACCTGAACCGCCGCAGCAAGATAGTGGAGTACCGCGCGCACCTTGCGAAGCAGGAAGAGGTGAAGATCGCcgcggagcgcgaggagctgaagcgcacgaaggtgctgcagagccAGCAGTACCGCGGCAAGACGGTGCGACAGATCACCGAGTAG
- a CDS encoding paraflagellar rod protein 2C: protein MSIAADMAYPAEAAAAADVSEVSDITLEAARKQKIHNLKLKTACLSNEEFIQDLHVSDWSETQKQKLAAAHEKAAELLAAAESGTKWALTEAYDVQKLMRVCGLEMSVRELYKPEDKPQFMEIVALKKTLNELKQHPNKTRTVSLTGTIDNGVVKMEKAEEELRQSQLDASDLAKVPVPVLKSLEDCMNVTVVQNALQGNEDQIAAQLTSIEKACEIRDVAIADGEMAIAEEQYYIKAQLLEHLVELVADKFRIIGQTEDENKSFDRIADTQKRAFQETAALKDGKRRLKGRCEDDLRSLHDAIQKADLEDAEALKRYATQKEKSEQLIAENVERQEEAWRKIQELERALQRLGTERFEEVKRRIEENDREERRRVEYQQFLDVCGQHKKLLELSVYNCDLALRCAGMVEELVAESCSAIKARHDKTGEELAELRLQVHQEYLEAFRRLYKTLGQLVYKKEKRLEEIDRQIRTTHIQLEFAIETFDPNAKKHSDVKKELYKLRAQVEEELEMLKDKMAQALEMFGPTEDALHQAGIEFVHPAEEVEDGNLNRRSKIVEYRAHLAKQEEVKIAAEREELKRTKVLQSQQYRGKTVRQITE from the coding sequence ATGAGCATCGCTGCGGACATGGCGTACCcggcggaggccgccgcggcggcggatgtgTCGGAGGTGAGCGACATCACGCTGGAGGCTGCGCGCAAGCAGAAGATCCACAACCTGAAGCTGAAGACGGCGTGCCTGTCGAACGAGGAGTTCATCCAGGATCTGCACGTGTCCGACTGGAGCGAGACGCAGAAGCAGaagctcgctgctgcgcacgagaaggccgcggagctgctcgccgcggcggagagcGGGACGAAGTGggcgctgacggaggcgTACGACGTGCAGAAGctgatgcgcgtgtgcgggctGGAGATGTCCGTGCGCGAGCTGTACAAGCCGGAGGACAAGCCGCAGTTCATGGAGATCGTCGCGCTGAAGAAGACGCTGAACGAGCTGAAGCAGCACCCGAACAAGACGCGGACCGTGTCGCTGACGGGGACGATCGACAACGGCGTTGTGAagatggagaaggcggaggaggagctgcggcagtcGCAGCTGGATGCGTCGGACCTGGCGAAGGTGCCGGTGCCTGTGCTGAAGAGCCTGGAGGACTGCATGAACGTGACTGTTGTGCAGAACGCGCTGCAGGGCAACGAGGACCAGATCGCAGCACAGCTCACCTCGATCGAGAAGGCGTGCGAAATCCGCGACGTTGCGATTGCGGACGGCGAGATGGCGATCGCGGAGGAGCAGTACTACAtcaaggcgcagctgctggagcacctTGTGGAGCTCGTGGCGGACAAGTTCCGGATCATTGGGCAGACGGAGGACGAGAACAAGAGCTTCGACCGGATCGCGGACACGCAGAAGCGCGCGTTCCAGGAGACTGCCGCGCTGAAGGACGGGAAGCGGCGGCTGAAGGGGCGGTGCGAGGACGACCTGCGCAGCCTGCACGACGCGATCCAGAAGGCGGACCtcgaggacgccgaggcgCTGAAGCGTTACGCGACgcagaaggagaagagcgagcaGCTGATCGCGGAGAACGTGGAGCGGCAGGAAGAGGCGTGGCGCAAGATccaggagctggagcgcgcgctgcagcgtctgGGGACAGAGCGCttcgaggaggtgaagcggcGGATCGAGGAGAACGACcgcgaggagcggcgccgcgtggAGTACCAGCAGTTCCTGGATGTGTGCGGGCAGCACaagaagctgctggagctgtcCGTGTACAACTGCGACCttgcgctgcggtgcgccggcatggtggaggagctcgtggcggagagctgcagcgcgatcAAGGCGCGGCACGACAAGACGGgcgaggagctggcggagctgcggctgcaggtgCACCAGGAGTACTTGGAGGCGTTCCGGCGGCTGTACAAGACTCTCGGGCAGCTTGTGTACaagaaggagaagcggcTGGAGGAGATCGACCGCCAGATCCGGACGACGCACATCCAGCTGGAGTTTGCGATCGAGACGTTCGACCCGAACGCGAAGAAGCACTCGGACGTGAAGAAGGAGCTGTACaagctgcgcgcgcaggtggaggaggagctggagatgCTGAAGGACAAgatggcgcaggcgctggagaTGTTCGGGCCGACGGAGGACGCGCTGCACCAGGCCGGCATCGAGTTCGTGCACcccgcggaggaggtggaggacggCAACCTGAACCGCCGCAGCAAGATCGTGGAGTACCGCGCGCACCTTGCGAAGCAGGAAGAGGTGAAGATCGCcgcggagcgcgaggagctgaagcgcacgaaggtgctgcagagccAGCAGTACCGCGGCAAGACGGTGCGACAGATCACCGAGTAG